A genome region from Triticum aestivum cultivar Chinese Spring chromosome 2B, IWGSC CS RefSeq v2.1, whole genome shotgun sequence includes the following:
- the LOC123046880 gene encoding uncharacterized protein, whose translation MDQMEVDQQPQQPHHQSEKQIFDRCMRNKARDFRDKSYGIVKTHGVAYNREIGRTVTAYAHIPQSVDSWLNSLSIQGSVDVPTILKDSIRDLYELLERLWDKNMTVDDVGLSGTYGLNGDMMQIKPSHVRVRNLDARRPSQGLADMIFRNILNRWTNDVELRHFHQFLLNTNICKEDVLNHPFLGNSGAREGMYKKLFRRNFTQRQKDWLQNNINTQGWQVRVDPADPNADFGFREIMLFQKQNKWANAFEPNTWGALHFAKIAVSHYHEHDPVGRPQLDAKLKDLLPGLLAGVYGATFNRDFLKGPG comes from the exons ATGGATCAAATGGAAGTGGATCAGCAACCGCAACAACCGCACCAT CAAAGTGAGAAACAAATATTCGATAGATGCATGAGAAATAAAGCCAGAGACTTTCGTGATAAAAGCTATG GGATTGTTAAGACCCATGGTGTCGCCTATAATAGGGAGATTGGAAGAACTGTGACAGCTTATGCTCACATCCCCCAAAGTGTAGACTCCTGGTTAAATTCATTAAGTATTCAAGGTTCCGTTGACGTTCCCACAATTTTAAAAGATAGTATTAG GGATTTGTATGAGCTACTTGAGAGGTTATGGGACAAAAACATGACAGTAGATGATGTGGGCCTTAGTGGAACTTATGGTCTCAATGGCGACATGATGCAAATTAAACCATCCCATGTTCGTGTAAGGAATCTTGATGCTAGGCGGCCTTCGCAAGGTTTGGCAGACATGATATTCCGCAATATTTTGAACCGCTGGACAAATGATGTTGAACTAAGGCACTTTCATCAATTCCTCCTTAATACAAATATATG CAAAGAAGATGTCCTCAATCatccattcctaggaaactccggtGCTAGGGAGGGCATGTACAAGAAATTGTTTAGAAGAAATTTTACCCAACGTCAAAAAGATTGGTTGCAGAACAACATTAACACACAAGGGTGGCAAGTCCGAGTTGATCCTGCTGATCCAAATGCAGATTTTGGTTTTAGAGAGATTATGCTTTTTCAGAAACAAAATAAGTGGGCCAATGCGTTTGAGCCAAATACTTGGGGTGCCTTACACTTTGCAAAAATAGCCGTATCCCATTATCACGAACATGATCCTGTCGGG CGTCCCCAGCTTGATGCTAAGCTCAAGGATCTTCTACCTGGACTACTTGCTGGAGTATATGGTGCAACGTTTAATCGGGACTTTTTAAAAGGTCCCGGATGA
- the LOC123046881 gene encoding beta-1,2-xylosyltransferease XAX1, with the protein MNSTAYSRPSKLPGGAGDRRPPTRLRGFASKIEPKKLGAGLLAGCCLALLTYVSLAKLFAIYSPVFASTANTSGLLQNAPPASSSSSVPETTDAIPAEDTTFIGRENGNAVDPVDFPEEGPASAGSQEPGVPEVLSRKEDEAEKAAEAATTSVPKPSAEGGAGGEGAALAKMSCDENGVDEGFPYARPSVCELSGDIRISPKQKTMYLVNPSGAGGFDENGEKRLRPYARKDDFLLPAVVEVTVKSVPSAAAAPQCTKRHRVPAVVFSVAGYTDNFFHDNTDALIPLFLTASHLMGEVQLLITNYKPWWVQKYTPVLRKLSNYDPINFDADAGVHCFAAGFLGLYRDRDLIISPHPTRNPRNYTMVDYNRFIRSAYALRRDRPSALGEVPGMRPQMLIISRGGTRKLLNLEEVAAAATELGFNVTVAEAGADVPAFAALVNSADVLLAVHGAGLTNQIFLPTQAVVVQIVPWGNMDWMATNFYGQPAREMQLRYVEYYVDEEETSLKDKYPREHLVFSDPKALHKQGWQALAETIMKQDVKVNLTRFRPFLLQAIDKLQE; encoded by the exons CGCGCCTCCGGGGCTTCGCCTCCAAGATCGAGCCCAAGAAGCTCGGCGCTGGCCTCCTCGCCGGCTGCTGCCTCGCGCTCCTCACCTACGTCTCCCTCGCCAAGCTCTTCGCCATCTACTCCCCCGTCTTCG CTAGCACAGCCAACACGTCCGGCCTGCTCCAGAACGCCCcgccggcgtcgtcgtcgtcgtccgtcCCGGAGACGACGGATGCCATCCCGGCCGAAGACACCACATTCATCGGCCGCGAGAACGGCAACGCCGTGGATCCCGTCGATTTCCCAGAGGAGGGCCCGGCGTCGGCCGGCTCTCAAGAACCCGGCGTGCCGGAGGTGCTCTCGAGAAAGGAGGACGAAGCCGagaaggcggcggaggcggcgacgaccTCCGTGCCAAAGCCAT CcgcggagggcggcgccggcggggagggTGCGGCATTAGCAAAGATGAGCTGCGACGAGAACGGGGTGGACGAGGGGTTCCCCTACGCGCGTCCGTCGGTGTGCGAGCTGTCCGGCGACATCCGGATCAGCCCCAAGCAGAAGACCATGTACCTGGTGAACCCGTCGGGCGCCGGCGGCTTCGACGAGAACGGCGAGAAGCGGCTCCGGCCGTACGCCCGCAAGGACGACTTCCTCCTCCCCGCCGTGGTGGAGGTGACCGTCAAGTCCGTCCCCTCGGCGGCGGCCGCGCCGCAGTGCACGAAGCGGCACCGCGTCCCCGCGGTGGTGTTCTCCGTGGCCGGGTACACGGACAACTTCTTCCACGACAACACGGACGCGCTGATCCCGCTGTTCCTGACGGCGTCGCACCTCATGGGCGAGGTGCAGCTGCTCATCACCAACTACAAGCCATGGTGGGTGCAGAAGTACACGCCGGTGCTGCGCAAGCTCTCCAACTACGACCCCATCAACTTCGACGCGGACGCCGGCGTGCACTGCTTCGCGGCGGGGTTCCTGGGCCTGTACCGCGACCGGGACCTCATCATCTCGCCGCACCCGACCCGCAACCCGCGCAACTACACCATGGTGGACTACAACCGCTTCATCCGCTCCGCCTACGCGCTCCGCCGCGACCGCCCCTCGGCGCTCGGGGAGGTGCCCGGGATGCGGCCGCAGATGCTGATCATCTCCCGCGGGGGCACGCGGAAGCTGCTGAACCTGGAGGAGGTGGCCGCCGCCGCGACGGAGCTGGGGTTCAACGTGACGGTGGCGGAGGCGGGGGCGGACGTGCCGGCGTTCGCGGCGCTGGTGAACTCCGCGGACGTGCTGCTGGCGGTGCACGGGGCCGGGCTGACGAACCAGATCTTCCTGCCGACGCAGGCGGTGGTGGTGCAGATCGTGCCGTGGGGGAACATGGACTGGATGGCGACCAACTTCTACGGGCAGCCGGCGCGGGAGATGCAGCTCCGGTACGTGGAGTACTAcgtggacgaggaggagacgagccTCAAGGACAAGTACCCTCGGGAGCACCTGGTGTTCAGCGACCCCAAGGCGCTGCACAAGCAGGGGTGGCAGGCGCTCGCCGAGACCATCATGAAGCAGGACGTGAAGGTGAACCTCACCAGGTTCCGGCCCTTCCTGCTCCAGGCCATCGACAAGCTGCAGGAGTAg